GCAGTGGGGGAGAGATTGCGTAAGTAAGTATCCTTCCTACGAAAGGAGACCAATCAAGTTTTACAAATAAGCTTAAGATTAAGCTGTTAAACATAAAAATGAACATAAAAGCGTAGGCGTAGGCGAAAAAGGCCTTTAAAAAATCTGACTTAGTAAGCATAGCCAAGTCCTCTTAGTTGGTCTAGTCTATTTCTCCAACCTTCTTTGACTTTAACCCAAAGCCTTAAATAAACTCTCTTTCCAAGAAGTTGTTCTAATTCCTCTCTAGCAAGTATTCCTATTTTCTTAAGTTTTTGGCCACCTTTACCTATGATAATAGCTTTCTGGGAGTCTTTTTCAACGATGATGTCGGCATCTATAACTAACATGTTTGGATCTCTATCTCCTGGTTGGATACTAACAACTTGAACAGTCACTGCGTGCGGTATTTCGTCCCTTGTAAGGAGCATAATCTTTTCTCTGATTATTTCAGAAACAAATTGGTCTAAAGGCATATCCGTAACCATGCCATCTTCATAGTACTTTGGACCTTCTGGAAGATAACCAACTATTACATCTAAGAGTCTATCTAGGTTTGTTCCCCTTGTAGCCGAAATAGGAACAATATCGTTAACAAATGGGAATGTTTTGTGAATCTCATCAATAAGAGGTAAAAGTTCTTCTTTTGGAACACCGTCTATTTTGTTGATAACTACTATTACTTTCGTGTCTTTTCTTTTCTCTTCACCGATTTTTTCCAGAATTTTCTTGTCAGCTTCTGTAAGTCCGCTCCTAGCGTCAATTAGGAAAAGTATTACGTCAGCATCTGGGATAACGCCAAAGGCTATCTCGTTCATATATCTATTAAGTTCAAACTTCTCCTTATGAATACCTGGAGTATCAAGGAAGACAATCTGGGCATCTTTCATATGTTTAACACCAACTATTCTATGTCTTGTTGTTTGAGGCTTATCAGTAACTATGGCAACTTTTGTTCCCAAGAAGCTATTAAGCAGAGTAGACTTTCCAACATTTGGCCTTCCTAAAATGGCAACGTAGCCAGACTTAAAAGTTTTCTGCTCTTCCAACTTTATCCCTCCAATACTTTTTTAGATTTTCTACATCTAATTTAATCTGCTTTTTTAGTTCTTCAATGGAACTAAACTTTTTTTCAGGTCTTAGGAACTTTAAAAACTCAACTTTTACCTCTTTTCCGTAAAGAGGAGGAAGGTTTTCATCTGGAATGTGAACTTCTAACGTTTCTAAGGTTTCTCCTTCCTCAACCGTCGGTTTTTTTCCAAAGTTTGCTATTCCTTTATAGGTTTTGCCATCAACTTCAAGAACTACTTCAAAAACCCCATAAGGTAGAAAAATTTTCTTCTCATACTCAACATTTATTGTCGGAAATCCTATTTCTCTTCCTAATTTTTTACCTTCCTTAACTTTTCCTATTACAAAGTAATTAAACCCTAAAAGCTTGTTAGCTTTTTCTAC
The window above is part of the Desulfurobacteriaceae bacterium genome. Proteins encoded here:
- the era gene encoding GTPase Era translates to MEEQKTFKSGYVAILGRPNVGKSTLLNSFLGTKVAIVTDKPQTTRHRIVGVKHMKDAQIVFLDTPGIHKEKFELNRYMNEIAFGVIPDADVILFLIDARSGLTEADKKILEKIGEEKRKDTKVIVVINKIDGVPKEELLPLIDEIHKTFPFVNDIVPISATRGTNLDRLLDVIVGYLPEGPKYYEDGMVTDMPLDQFVSEIIREKIMLLTRDEIPHAVTVQVVSIQPGDRDPNMLVIDADIIVEKDSQKAIIIGKGGQKLKKIGILAREELEQLLGKRVYLRLWVKVKEGWRNRLDQLRGLGYAY
- the ribF gene encoding riboflavin biosynthesis protein RibF, with translation MKCCIVGKFESFHKGHQLLIEEARKRCKKVVVVSIRKWEKEFFSEKERELLAKQFGVDLVHLDFKEIKDLSPEEFFVKLKTLGCRKLFAGEDWHFGKGRIGNAETAKILGKRIGIEVVIVPIRKEENRKISTSVIKELLSSGKVEKANKLLGFNYFVIGKVKEGKKLGREIGFPTINVEYEKKIFLPYGVFEVVLEVDGKTYKGIANFGKKPTVEEGETLETLEVHIPDENLPPLYGKEVKVEFLKFLRPEKKFSSIEELKKQIKLDVENLKKYWRDKVGRAENF